A genome region from Lentisphaerota bacterium includes the following:
- a CDS encoding M48 family metallopeptidase produces the protein MDFYGHQDSARKRTGWLVVLYGLAVVGIALALYIVVRMVFGGSEAGEPVPDFWQPELFFGVTVGVVAVVLAGSLFKTAQLSGGGPAVARSLGGRPVLPNTTDPDERRLLNVVEEMALAAGVSVPQVYMLDAEDGINAFAAGFSTRDAIIGVTRGCVRQLTRDELQGVIAHEFSHIVNGDMRLNIRLIGVLFGILMITVIGQIIFRTTQFSGGGGRSRDNKRGGNPLPLLGLAMIIIGYIGVFFANLIKSAVSRQREFLADASAVQYTRNPSGIAGALKRIGGFAAGAKVRNAHASEASHLFFGDAIGSSLMSLFATHPPLKERIRRLDPASNPQIAAWAASAPSAGAAPAAVSGFAAGRSAGAGTVDLAAAQSLLATVPKALREAARDPVAARTLIYALLRAARSDVRARQDQAMLSLDPQAESRLAALAAATVSLPAALRLPLAELAIPTLKILPRADYQVFRRVMQIMTEADDQIDLFEYALQHLIVRHVEPAFGKVSAAPIRYRTVDQVLPACRTVMTALAAWGTESREAAAAAFEEGMRTLEGQSPAYDAARTSLGDVDLALNTLSEASPQVKKKVIEACTRCVLADGQTAPNEADLLRAIADAMDVPMPPVAAG, from the coding sequence ATGGATTTTTACGGACATCAGGACAGTGCGCGCAAACGCACAGGCTGGCTGGTCGTGCTTTACGGCCTGGCGGTCGTCGGCATCGCGCTGGCGCTGTATATCGTCGTGCGAATGGTGTTCGGGGGCTCCGAGGCGGGTGAACCCGTTCCAGATTTTTGGCAACCCGAACTCTTTTTCGGGGTGACGGTCGGCGTGGTGGCCGTCGTGCTGGCGGGCTCGCTGTTCAAGACCGCTCAGCTTTCCGGAGGCGGCCCCGCGGTGGCGCGTTCGCTGGGCGGACGTCCGGTGCTCCCGAACACGACCGATCCGGACGAGCGCCGGTTACTCAATGTGGTCGAGGAGATGGCCCTGGCGGCAGGCGTGTCCGTGCCGCAGGTCTATATGCTCGATGCCGAGGACGGCATCAACGCCTTTGCCGCCGGATTCTCGACCCGTGACGCGATCATCGGCGTGACGCGCGGATGCGTGCGGCAGCTCACGCGGGACGAGCTGCAGGGGGTCATCGCGCATGAATTCAGCCACATCGTCAACGGCGACATGCGGCTCAACATCCGCCTCATCGGTGTGTTGTTCGGGATTCTGATGATCACCGTGATCGGCCAGATCATCTTCCGCACGACCCAGTTCAGCGGCGGCGGGGGGCGTTCGCGTGACAACAAGCGCGGCGGCAATCCGCTGCCGTTGCTGGGTCTGGCGATGATCATCATCGGCTACATCGGCGTCTTCTTCGCCAACCTGATCAAGAGCGCCGTGTCGCGCCAGCGGGAGTTTCTGGCCGATGCCTCGGCGGTGCAGTACACCCGCAATCCCTCCGGCATCGCCGGCGCGCTGAAGCGCATCGGCGGATTCGCGGCTGGCGCCAAAGTCAGAAACGCGCATGCCTCCGAGGCGAGCCACCTGTTCTTCGGGGACGCGATCGGCAGCAGCCTGATGAGCCTGTTCGCCACCCATCCGCCGCTGAAAGAGCGCATCCGCCGCCTCGACCCGGCGTCCAATCCGCAAATCGCCGCGTGGGCCGCGTCGGCTCCGTCAGCCGGAGCGGCCCCGGCGGCGGTCTCCGGCTTTGCCGCCGGGAGGAGCGCGGGCGCAGGCACGGTGGATCTGGCTGCCGCGCAATCCCTGCTGGCGACGGTTCCGAAGGCCTTGCGCGAGGCGGCGCGCGACCCGGTCGCGGCGCGCACGCTGATTTACGCCCTGTTGCGCGCGGCCCGGTCCGATGTCCGGGCGCGCCAGGATCAGGCGATGCTATCTCTGGATCCGCAGGCGGAATCCCGCCTGGCCGCGCTGGCGGCCGCAACTGTCTCGCTGCCGGCAGCGCTGCGGCTACCGCTGGCCGAGCTGGCGATCCCGACGCTGAAGATTTTACCGCGCGCGGATTATCAGGTTTTTCGCCGGGTCATGCAGATCATGACCGAGGCCGACGATCAGATCGATCTCTTCGAATACGCGCTGCAGCATCTGATTGTGCGTCATGTGGAGCCGGCCTTCGGCAAAGTCAGCGCCGCGCCGATCCGCTACCGCACCGTCGACCAGGTGCTGCCGGCCTGCCGGACCGTGATGACCGCGCTGGCCGCCTGGGGCACGGAGAGCCGCGAGGCCGCCGCTGCCGCTTTCGAGGAGGGGATGCGGACGCTCGAAGGGCAATCGCCGGCTTATGACGCCGCGCGGACATCGCTTGGCGATGTCGATCTGGCGCTCAACACGCTCTCCGAAGCATCGCCGCAGGTCAAGAAGAAGGTCATCGAGGCCTGCACCCGCTGTGTTCTGGCCGATGGCCAGACCGCACCCAACGAGGCGGATCTGCTCCGCGCCATCGCCGACGCCATGGACGTGCCGATGCCGCCGGTCGCCGCCGGGTGA
- a CDS encoding flippase-like domain-containing protein, with the protein MARPHPTRRICSAPSPTPWTCRCRRSPPGERTGGGGHGRSQARGSAVMNPNTRNHLMIAIKVAVTVALLAVTFRMIGPGVLLERAGGAHAGVFSLALLVLIFGGFAGAMSWFCILRTRLPAITYRQVGACHWIGMFFNSFLPSNVGGDVVKGYAMARDQGQAGFVVTSVLLDRALNLAVLLGIGVFALLLRTARAAWAAAFLLGVLALIPAAVAAARRFRRSRRPPAGEGIRGRRAALVDAILDWVAAPRLFIPALGAALASQLFKTWSQVFVIRALGLALPVFCVWTVIPLFGMVSALPVSIGGLGVRELAAQRLAGPLQFDTTDLVALSLGGHLAVVLVNLLGAVPFVLGRRRKGLRVPQ; encoded by the coding sequence ATGGCCAGACCGCACCCAACGAGGCGGATCTGCTCCGCGCCATCGCCGACGCCATGGACGTGCCGATGCCGCCGGTCGCCGCCGGGTGAGCGAACAGGGGGAGGCGGTCATGGACGGAGTCAGGCACGGGGCTCAGCGGTGATGAACCCCAACACACGCAACCACCTGATGATCGCGATCAAGGTCGCCGTGACCGTGGCGCTGCTGGCGGTGACGTTCCGGATGATCGGCCCCGGCGTGCTGCTGGAGCGCGCGGGCGGAGCGCATGCGGGGGTGTTCTCCCTGGCGCTGCTCGTTCTGATTTTCGGCGGATTCGCGGGAGCAATGTCGTGGTTTTGCATCCTGCGCACGCGCCTGCCCGCGATCACCTACCGCCAGGTCGGCGCCTGCCACTGGATCGGCATGTTTTTTAACAGCTTTCTGCCTTCCAATGTCGGCGGCGACGTGGTGAAGGGCTATGCCATGGCCCGCGACCAGGGCCAGGCCGGATTTGTGGTCACGAGCGTGTTGCTGGATCGCGCGCTCAATCTGGCGGTGCTGCTCGGCATCGGCGTGTTTGCGCTGCTGCTGCGCACGGCGCGCGCGGCATGGGCAGCGGCCTTTCTGCTCGGGGTGTTGGCGCTAATCCCGGCGGCGGTGGCGGCGGCCCGGAGGTTTCGACGGAGCAGACGGCCCCCGGCGGGGGAGGGCATCCGCGGACGGCGTGCCGCGCTCGTGGATGCGATCCTCGACTGGGTGGCGGCGCCCCGGCTGTTCATTCCCGCCCTGGGAGCCGCCCTGGCGTCGCAGCTTTTCAAGACCTGGAGTCAGGTCTTCGTGATCCGGGCGCTGGGCCTGGCCCTGCCGGTCTTTTGCGTGTGGACCGTGATCCCGCTTTTCGGGATGGTTTCGGCTCTGCCGGTCTCCATCGGTGGTCTCGGTGTGCGCGAGCTGGCCGCGCAACGGCTCGCCGGGCCCCTGCAGTTCGACACCACCGATCTGGTGGCGCTCAGTCTGGGCGGGCATCTGGCGGTGGTGTTGGTGAACCTGCTCGGGGCGGTGCCGTTTGTTCTTGGCAGGCGCCGCAAGGGATTGAGGGTGCCCCAATGA